The proteins below come from a single Oxyura jamaicensis isolate SHBP4307 breed ruddy duck chromosome 1, BPBGC_Ojam_1.0, whole genome shotgun sequence genomic window:
- the PTN gene encoding pleiotrophin has translation MPQQQQQRRLFTAALLALVFILAAVSTTEAGKKEKPEKKAKKSDCGEWQWSVCVPTNGDCGLGTREGTRTGAECKQTTKTQKCKIPCNWKKQFGAECKYQFQAWGECDLNTALKTRTGNLKRALHNADCQKTVTISKPCGKLTKPKPQESKKKKKEGKKQEKMLD, from the exons ATGccacagcaacaacagcaacgTCGACTGTTCACAGCTGCCCTCCTGGCACTTGTTTTCATTCTGGCAGCAGTGAGTACCACTGAGGCTGGCAAGAAAGAGAAACCAG AGAAAAAGGCGAAGAAGTCTGACTGTGGGGAATGGCAGTGGAGCGTCTGCGTGCCCACCAATGGGGACTGCGGCCTGGGGACACGCGAGGGCACCCGCACCGGGGCGGAGTGCAAGCAAACCACCAAGACTCAGAAGTGTAAGATTCCCTGCAACTGGAAGAAGCAATTTGGAG CAGAGTGTAAATACCAGTTCCAGGCCTGGGGAGAATGCGACTTGAATACTGCCCTGAAGACTCGAACTGGGAACCTAAAGAGAGCCCTTCATAATGCTGATTGCCAGAAGACTGTCACAATCTCAAAGCCCTGTGGGAAGCTTACCAAACCCAAACCTCAAG AAtccaagaagaagaaaaaggaaggcaaGAAACAAGAGAAGATGCTGGATTAA